AGTGTGCGGACGAGCGATGACAGCACCTCGCGTTTGTTGAGCCCCTCATGTTCGGGGCGCAGGATCAGCCGATGGGCGCCAACCGGCAGCAGCATCGCTTGGACATCCTCGGGGATGACATGATCGCGCCCCTGCAGCCAAGCGCAAGCGCGGGCGCTCTGGGCAAGGGCAATGGCGCCGCGCGGCGAGATGCCGGCGCTGACCATCGGGGCATTGCGGGTAGCAACAGCAATGCGATGGATATAATCGATCATCGCCGCCGCCAGATGCACCTCCTTCTGCGCCGCTTTACGACTGGACAGAAGCTCCTCCTGCGTTAGCAGGGGTTCGATATGTTTCAGCTCATCGCCGATACCGCCGCCGGCGATGATCTGGCGCTCGATCTCGGCGGCAGGGTAACCGATGCCGGTGGTGATCAGGAAGCGGTCGAGCTGTGACTCGGGGAGAGGAAAGGTGCCGACCTGCTCGCCGGGATTCTGGGTGGCAATGACCATGAACGGCTCGGGGAGACGGTGCGTCACCCCTTCGACCGTCACGCAGCGCTCCTCCATTGCTTCCAAAAGGGCGCTTTGGGTGCGGGGCATGGCACGATTAAGTTCGTCGACCAAAAGGATGTTGCAAAAGATCGGGCCGGGGATGAAACGAAAATCGTTGGCGGCGCGATCAAGGATCGACAATCCGGTAATATCGGAGGGGAGGAGATCACTGGTACACTGCACCCGGCCAAAGAGGAGGCCAGTGGCGCGGGCCAAAGCCAGGGCCAGGGTGGTCTTGCCGAGTCCGGGACGATCTTCCAAAAGGAGGTGACCGCCGCAAAGGAGAGTGATGATCGCCAACTGCAAAGCTTCGTGCTTGCCGGCCAGGTGCTCGCGGTCGAGGGTGTCAAACAAGCGGAGGATCGCTTCCCGTTCCTGTTGTGCCATATCAACTCCTTCAAGGGATATTGGAATTTATCTTACCCTGTGCCTTACTTTGGAGGCAAGCGGCTGACCAGATTGGACCGGCCGGACGGAGTTGGGGACAACGTCGTTGACAGAAAACGCTTCAACAGCTTAATCTCTCGGTGTCTGCCCTCATTCATCACCCCTTTGCCGCAGGAAAAGATGATTTTATGACCCGTCGCTATATCCGCAGAAGAGTCATGATTCCTTTGACTCTAACCTTTTTGGTCCTCTTCGCTGCTTTTCTTTATAGTGGTTACGCCATTCGCGAAGAAAAGATTGAGCGGGAACTTGCCCACCGCTACGAAGTCGCCCAATCGACGTTAAACGAAGTCATTGCCCGCCGCGTTGAAGTCATGACCACTGTCGGCCAGTTTCTCGCCGATGACCAATTATCGCTGGTGGCCATGCGTAACGGCGACCGGAGCGCCCTTTACCGGCAAGCCGCTCCCTTCTATGCCCGCATGGCAGAGAACGCCGGAATCACCCACCTTTATTATCACACCCCCGATGGTCACAACTTTTTGCGCGCTTATCGACCGGAAGTCTTTGGCGACCTGATTACCCGCCAGACTCTGCGGCACGCCATTAACACGGGAATGCCGTCCCATGGGCTCGAACTTGGCGATCTCGGCACTCTGA
This window of the Desulfuromonadaceae bacterium genome carries:
- a CDS encoding MoxR family ATPase, with protein sequence MAQQEREAILRLFDTLDREHLAGKHEALQLAIITLLCGGHLLLEDRPGLGKTTLALALARATGLLFGRVQCTSDLLPSDITGLSILDRAANDFRFIPGPIFCNILLVDELNRAMPRTQSALLEAMEERCVTVEGVTHRLPEPFMVIATQNPGEQVGTFPLPESQLDRFLITTGIGYPAAEIERQIIAGGGIGDELKHIEPLLTQEELLSSRKAAQKEVHLAAAMIDYIHRIAVATRNAPMVSAGISPRGAIALAQSARACAWLQGRDHVIPEDVQAMLLPVGAHRLILRPEHEGLNKREVLSSLVRTL